CAAAAGCACCTTTATCGAAGCGCTCGGCATGCACCTGATTCATCAGGGGAAAAAAGTGGCCGTGTTGGCCGTCGATCCCACCAGCGGCATCAGCGGCGGCAGCATCCTGGGCGATAAAACCCGCATGTCGCAGTTGGCAACCCAAGCCAATGCGTACATCCGCCCTTCCCCCTCGGCGGGCACCACCGGCGGCGTGGCCCGAAAAACCCGCGAATGCATGCTCCTGTGCGAGGCCGCCGGCTACGATGTGGTGCTGATCGAAACCGTCGGCGTCGGCCAGTCGGAAACCATGGTGGCCAACATTACCGATTGCTTCGTGGCGCTGATGCTCCCCGGCGCCGGCGACGAACTGCAAGCCATCAAGCGCGGCCTGTTGGAATTCGTCGACGTGATTGTCGTCAACAAGGCCGATGGCCCCAATCGCACCGCCGCCGAAATGGCGGCCCATCAATACGCCCTGGTGCTAAAATCATTGGCCGGTCACCATACTGCCCTGCTGCCCGTGGCGGAAAACCGCGCCGCGATTCCCCCTCTCCCTCTGGGAGAGGGCCGGGGTGAGGGGGACTCAGACCAGCCCCCCGATGTCCTCACATGCAGCGCGTTGAATAATTTGGGCGTAGATCGGGTGTGGACCACGGTAAAACAGCGTTACGATCGCTTGAAATCCGCCGGCCAACTCCACTCGCGCCGCTGCCAGCAAAACCTGCGCTGGCTGTGGTCCACGGTCGACGATCGCTTGCAACAGGCGGTCCGCACACATCCTGGGGTACATGCCTTGCGCGGCGAACTGGAATCCAAAGTTTTGCAGGGCGAAACCACGCCGGAAGCCGCCGCTCGGCAAATTCTCGCCGCCTTTGGAATTTCTTGGTAGGAGGCGCGAATTGTCTATCACCGCCGACCTTCGACCCCGCCGCTCGGCATTGTTCGTTCCCGCCGACAACCCACGCGCTTTGGAAAAAGCCAAAACCCTCTCGGCCGACGTCCTCATCTTCGATCTGGAAGATGCCGTCGCTCCCGAGGCCAAGCCGGCGGCTCGCGGGCAGGCATGTGCGGCCCTGGCCGACGCGCAATACGGCCGCCGCGAATTGGTAATTCGCATCAATGCGCTCAATACTCCCTGGCATCACGACGATTTGTGTGCGCTGGCAAGCGTTCAGCCGGCGGCCATCGTGGTGCCAAAAGTCAACCATGCCGGCGATGTACTGACCATCGAGCAGGAACTCGATGCCACCGGTCTTTCGCCGCAAATCAAAATCTGGGCCGTCTTGGAAACTGCCGACGCCGTGTTGAACGCCCGTGAAATCGCACACTCGTCTTCCAGGCTGACGGTGCTGGTGATGGGCACGAACGATCTGCTCTGCCAGTTGCACGCCGAGAATCTGCCCGGCCGACAGCCGCTGTTGTTCGCCTTGTCGCACTGTCTGTTGGCGGCCCGCAGCGCCGGCAAAATGATTCTCGACGGCGTTTATAACGAGCCCGCCAATCTCGAAGGCTTTACCGCCGAATGCGTTCAGGCCCGCTTGCTGGGTTTCGACGGCAAAACGCTGATTCACCCCGCGCAAGTCGAAGTTTGCAATCGTGTGTTTACGCCCACCGCGGCGGAAATCGAGAGGGCCCGAAAAATCATCGCCGCGTTCGATCACGCCCAACGCCAGGGCAAAGGCGTCACCACCGTCGACGGCCGCTTGATCGAAGCCCTACACGCCGAATCCGCCCGCCGCATTTTGGCCATCGCACAATCGCCCGCGCCATGCGAGTAAGAAACTCTAACAAAACATCCTCTCCCCTTGCGGGAGAGGGTTGAGGTGAGGGGTAGCAGTCCGGGCGAAACTGTCAAAACTGCTATACAGTCTTATCAAAAGCTGGTTGTAGGCGAGTGACAATCGCACACAATCGAACATCAAAAAGCATCAATCCGGTTGTAGTACAACCGCCCCTAAGATAGTTGGGGTGACAAGAATTTGCAACCGTGTGGCTTGCGGTGCATTGTTCTAACTATCCTTATGCTTCTTTTGAATCTCACGGGTCAACTTGGTGAGCCACAACGTCAATAGGTATCCACAGTCGTTTCGCTTTTGACAGTGGTATTTGCATCGGCAACTTTATGCTGTTGGTTGTTGTCCCGACTCGTCGGCCTGACTACAACTCTCAAGCATTCTCTGTACATTTTGTTTCCACCAAGATGCTGCGTCTGCCGCAATACTGATCTGCGACTCATTTAGTTCTAGGTCGGCGGCGGATTTGGATGCGTAAGCCCATTTCTCAGTGTTATGAATTCCTTCATCTTAGTATAGCCAATCTGAATGTTGGTATCGGGTAGAAATGACGCCCCATACGCTTTTGCACAACATCGCATCGTAAACAGTATGCTAGGTAAAGGCTTCTGGAATCCGGCATGAATCGTAACAGGTTCTCCCTCATTGCTGAGAATAAATTTCTGCTCTTTAAGCAGAATAATTTCCTCTTTGGTAAATAGGTCAGGTTTATACTCAGCACAAGCTAACGCAAGCTTTCGGAATTGGTAAGAAAGGCCCTCCACAAGAGCAAAGTATGTGCGAAACAAAGTACGGTGTGCAAACGGCGATGGATTAGATTTTCCGTATGCACGCACAGCTTCGACATCTTCTGCCAGAATGTTGTATACCTTTTTTAGTTCTCGACTCGCATTTTCAATTTGTAAGGTCATTGCAAGCCCATGAATGAGTCAGTGCCCAAATTGCAAAGTTCTCAACATTATAGCGGCTGAAATGACAAGCCACGATGATCCGAAGTTCACGTGGATCAATATGGTAAACGCACAGACTGCTATTTGGCATTTTCCCAAGGCCGTTTTGCCTCGCCTGACAACATACGTAGTTGTATGGTAGCCCGGTACTCTTTC
The nucleotide sequence above comes from Pirellulales bacterium. Encoded proteins:
- the meaB gene encoding methylmalonyl Co-A mutase-associated GTPase MeaB codes for the protein KSTFIEALGMHLIHQGKKVAVLAVDPTSGISGGSILGDKTRMSQLATQANAYIRPSPSAGTTGGVARKTRECMLLCEAAGYDVVLIETVGVGQSETMVANITDCFVALMLPGAGDELQAIKRGLLEFVDVIVVNKADGPNRTAAEMAAHQYALVLKSLAGHHTALLPVAENRAAIPPLPLGEGRGEGDSDQPPDVLTCSALNNLGVDRVWTTVKQRYDRLKSAGQLHSRRCQQNLRWLWSTVDDRLQQAVRTHPGVHALRGELESKVLQGETTPEAAARQILAAFGISW
- a CDS encoding CoA ester lyase → MSITADLRPRRSALFVPADNPRALEKAKTLSADVLIFDLEDAVAPEAKPAARGQACAALADAQYGRRELVIRINALNTPWHHDDLCALASVQPAAIVVPKVNHAGDVLTIEQELDATGLSPQIKIWAVLETADAVLNAREIAHSSSRLTVLVMGTNDLLCQLHAENLPGRQPLLFALSHCLLAARSAGKMILDGVYNEPANLEGFTAECVQARLLGFDGKTLIHPAQVEVCNRVFTPTAAEIERARKIIAAFDHAQRQGKGVTTVDGRLIEALHAESARRILAIAQSPAPCE